From one Luteipulveratus mongoliensis genomic stretch:
- a CDS encoding type II toxin-antitoxin system death-on-curing family toxin, which yields MLDDVKHLYTAYLGAGELRDEGLLEGAVSAPFQEVFGQVLYPTVAERAAKLLDGVQRAQAYSDGNKRIAWLSTVTFLNLNGRTLRDFPAEEGDEFVRSLVHHEDAQRHATLWIADRMRSNHRLRPGVDPETQLIRATTRERVARAHREGPTSTEPIAYVGGQQPGRHRLPGLER from the coding sequence ATGCTTGACGACGTCAAGCATCTCTACACGGCTTACCTCGGAGCAGGTGAGCTCCGTGACGAGGGTCTGCTGGAAGGTGCGGTGTCTGCTCCGTTTCAAGAGGTGTTCGGGCAAGTCCTCTATCCGACAGTGGCTGAGAGAGCCGCCAAGCTGTTGGACGGAGTCCAGAGGGCGCAGGCTTACAGCGACGGCAACAAGCGGATCGCCTGGCTCTCGACGGTGACCTTCTTGAACCTGAACGGCCGAACACTGCGTGACTTCCCGGCAGAAGAAGGCGACGAGTTCGTCCGGTCGCTCGTCCACCACGAGGACGCCCAACGCCACGCCACCCTGTGGATCGCAGACCGCATGCGCTCCAACCACCGACTCCGACCGGGGGTGGATCCTGAGACCCAACTCATTCGGGCGACGACTCGCGAACGCGTCGCCCGGGCTCACCGCGAGGGGCCCACCAGTACCGAACCGATCGCGTACGTCGGAGGTCAGCAGCCAGGACGACATCGCCTTCCTGGACTCGAGCGCTGA
- a CDS encoding RHS repeat domain-containing protein, with amino-acid sequence MSENNMIWRMAKRLTVALVTMALVVVGMGRLADPAEAAPKPGQSRPTAPDKMKPVKGHGTKAVAVNADPAAKAALKGNPKVAWPAAGVSEVVPGAKASSAVVRVAGDAKSKAAPGKVRVEVLSHDAATKAGVQGLLIKARRADGARSAATSVVSVDYSGFRNAYGGGWASRLRLTTADGRPLPSRNDPKAGTVTASVALGATDTTLALAAGPEGSTGSYKATTLAESGKWQMSANSGTFSWDYAMRAPQVPGGLLPPLSASYSSAGADGRTVSTNSQPSWLGEGWNLGSGFIERSYKGCADDLGGNNGQTKTGDMCWETENATLSLGGSSSELVHNGGNVWRPEKDDGSRVEHLFGAANGDDNGEYWKVTKTDGTQYFFGRRADSSWNVPVFGNDAGEPCYKADFASSHCVQSYRWNLDHVIDRHGSTINYVYAPEAGRYGMNLAKEAASYTRGGNLLRIEYGAREGQAGVPAKVEFETGDRCIPGANCTIHNAASWPDVPWDQDCPSGPCTDKVSPTFWSTKRLAKVTTYAGAKAVDSWTFEHSFPAPGDDGGAALWLRSVVHRGLAGGEIALPAVTFDGTAYPNRVNSAGDGMPPMNKYRIHAINTESGGTINIKYADPNCTPDKKPTPDSNGLRCFPVRWSMPPSPTPVDDWFHKYVVSEVSQSDRVAGGKRQLTSYSYVGDAAWHYADNPLVAPERRTWSQWRGYERVIVRKGDTAADEGLPQSQTQLQYFRGMNGDKKAAGGTKDVGITDAAGTRLPDDNPYAGLVREEIAYDGVGGPEASATVNDPWRRGPTATQGSLQAFQVETTRTTTRTALKAGGFRRTEKKSTFDNLGRVTKVDDLGDTAKGDDDRCATTSYVENVGTWLMDTPSQITTIGVACGGSPTFPADAISDVRNSYDGGAFGVAPTVGDVTRVEKAVSYDGSTPHFDTVSRATFDGYGRALDTFDALDRKTSTSYTEADGLTTGKKVTNPLGHEATTTVDPVVGQPVLDVDPAGRRTEATYDGLGRMTAAWLPGRAKSDDPTTRVAYEVRNNAPSWVRTESLNANGKYTPSYALLDGFLRARQTQTAGTKGGRILTDTIYDSRGLKAVTREPYWTNSGSPGTDLFIPTDASQLPRQTVTRYDSTERPVASIFLDHNVEKWRTTTAYGGDYVSVDPPTGGTATTTYADAQGQTTELRQYKSGAASGEFDATKYTYTKAGKPASIRDAAGNTWRNEYDVLGRQTKADDPDKGITTMAYDAADQLTSTKDARGSVLVYGYDALGRKTSTRQGSATGSQVASWTYDTLAKGALTSSTRYQDGREYTRAARGFDAAGRPTGETVTIPAEDKGLAGTYTTGVTYKPDGSQASAALPALGNLPAETILNGYNDLGMPTTLKGGTTTYVGTTDYTEINELQQVALGTVGKRVWQTTFYETGTRRLGRSLTQKESDPALVDKLDYSYDNTGNLTSVKDEQPGSVDTQCFRYDYLRRTTDAWTATAACSSAPSDSTVGGPAPYWQSYGYDATGNRTSVTKHGVGSTADAVSAYAYPAAGQDRPHAVQSVTTAGKPEQKYAYDATGNMSDRAGQPMAWGVDGSLAKAGSSTYVYDASGAQLIRRDKDSATLFVGGGELKVDTATGAKRGTRYYSASGANAVRTSAGVVWLASDHHGTSQVAVNESTLASTVRRFDPFGNARGTVTAWPGGSRGFVGGTTNAETGLTRLGAREYDPDLGKFISVDPVIDPADPQQMNGYSYANSNPASSSDPDGLRNMDDCDVNGHCGAQAEKNWPAPPKPRRTNKWDDCDAWGQCGQSASRTVNPAGNIKRNRTIGDQVIKKIKQIADVAMSTADTENLLRTVSKLFSGDAYIKSASFCGEAVASAILSASAGGCLTIDDVGIAVSGGVKLGVEFGGGAAVKLMLKVSTGPATTGTEYSLASSNGYNNKTTAKDINKNLEPDHKFKDEFFKEGGFKLRKPGLFVETETKAAGTNNWSTDVAVGLQWGAHASFGGTYFSAEGGTYVHRW; translated from the coding sequence ATGAGCGAGAACAACATGATCTGGCGGATGGCGAAGCGGCTGACTGTCGCCCTCGTGACGATGGCGCTCGTGGTCGTGGGGATGGGTCGCCTGGCCGATCCGGCGGAGGCCGCGCCCAAGCCTGGCCAGAGCCGTCCGACCGCGCCCGACAAGATGAAGCCGGTCAAGGGTCACGGCACGAAAGCGGTTGCAGTCAACGCAGATCCGGCCGCGAAGGCAGCGCTCAAGGGCAACCCGAAGGTGGCGTGGCCCGCCGCGGGAGTCAGCGAGGTCGTACCCGGCGCCAAGGCATCCTCTGCCGTGGTCAGGGTGGCGGGAGACGCGAAGTCCAAGGCCGCTCCGGGCAAGGTGCGGGTCGAGGTGCTGAGCCACGACGCGGCGACCAAGGCCGGCGTACAGGGCCTGCTGATCAAGGCTCGTCGCGCGGATGGTGCCCGGAGCGCGGCCACGTCCGTGGTGTCGGTCGACTACTCCGGCTTCCGCAACGCGTACGGCGGTGGTTGGGCATCGCGCCTCCGTCTGACAACAGCGGACGGACGTCCGTTGCCGAGCCGCAACGATCCGAAGGCCGGCACGGTGACGGCATCGGTCGCGCTGGGGGCGACCGATACGACACTGGCGCTCGCCGCAGGCCCGGAGGGCTCGACAGGCAGCTACAAGGCCACCACGCTGGCGGAGTCGGGCAAGTGGCAGATGTCCGCGAACAGCGGGACCTTCTCGTGGGACTACGCGATGCGCGCGCCGCAGGTGCCGGGCGGCCTGCTGCCGCCGCTGAGCGCGTCCTATTCGTCGGCGGGTGCGGACGGGCGCACGGTGTCGACCAACAGCCAGCCATCCTGGCTGGGCGAAGGCTGGAACCTCGGCTCGGGGTTCATCGAGCGTTCCTACAAGGGCTGTGCCGACGACCTCGGTGGCAACAACGGGCAGACCAAGACCGGCGACATGTGCTGGGAGACCGAGAACGCGACGCTGTCTCTGGGCGGTTCGTCGAGCGAGCTCGTGCACAACGGTGGCAACGTCTGGCGGCCCGAGAAGGACGACGGCTCTCGGGTCGAGCACCTCTTCGGTGCGGCCAACGGTGACGACAACGGTGAGTACTGGAAGGTGACCAAGACCGACGGCACGCAGTACTTCTTCGGTCGTCGAGCGGACTCGTCCTGGAACGTGCCGGTGTTCGGCAACGATGCCGGAGAGCCTTGCTACAAGGCAGATTTCGCGTCTTCGCACTGTGTCCAGAGCTATCGCTGGAACCTCGATCACGTCATCGACCGGCACGGCAGCACCATCAACTACGTCTATGCGCCGGAGGCCGGTCGCTACGGGATGAACCTCGCCAAGGAGGCGGCGTCGTACACCCGCGGCGGCAACCTGCTGCGGATCGAGTACGGCGCTCGTGAAGGCCAGGCGGGCGTCCCGGCCAAGGTGGAGTTCGAGACCGGCGACCGCTGCATCCCTGGTGCGAACTGCACGATCCACAACGCGGCGAGCTGGCCGGATGTGCCCTGGGACCAGGACTGCCCGAGCGGGCCATGCACCGACAAGGTCTCGCCGACGTTCTGGTCGACCAAACGACTGGCCAAGGTGACGACGTACGCCGGCGCCAAGGCGGTCGACTCGTGGACCTTCGAGCACAGCTTTCCTGCCCCGGGCGATGACGGGGGAGCGGCACTGTGGCTGCGGTCGGTCGTGCACCGGGGCCTTGCAGGTGGCGAGATCGCTTTGCCAGCAGTCACTTTCGACGGCACGGCATATCCGAACCGGGTCAACTCGGCGGGCGACGGCATGCCGCCGATGAACAAGTACCGCATCCACGCGATCAACACCGAGTCCGGCGGCACCATCAACATCAAGTACGCCGATCCGAACTGCACGCCGGACAAGAAGCCGACCCCGGACTCCAACGGTTTGCGCTGCTTCCCGGTCCGCTGGTCCATGCCGCCGTCGCCGACTCCAGTCGATGACTGGTTCCACAAGTACGTCGTCTCGGAGGTCTCCCAGTCCGACCGCGTCGCTGGTGGGAAGCGCCAGCTGACGTCGTACAGCTATGTCGGTGATGCGGCCTGGCACTACGCGGACAACCCGCTGGTGGCACCTGAGCGACGCACGTGGTCGCAGTGGCGGGGTTATGAGCGGGTCATCGTCCGTAAGGGGGACACCGCCGCTGATGAGGGTCTGCCGCAGTCGCAGACGCAGCTGCAGTACTTCCGCGGGATGAACGGCGACAAGAAGGCCGCCGGTGGCACCAAGGACGTCGGGATCACGGATGCTGCCGGCACTCGCCTGCCGGACGACAACCCGTACGCGGGTCTGGTGCGTGAAGAGATCGCGTACGACGGTGTGGGCGGACCAGAGGCGAGCGCGACGGTCAACGACCCGTGGCGCCGAGGGCCGACGGCGACCCAAGGATCGCTGCAGGCGTTCCAAGTAGAGACCACTCGTACCACCACGCGAACAGCTTTGAAGGCCGGTGGTTTCCGGCGCACTGAGAAGAAGTCGACCTTCGACAACCTGGGCCGGGTGACCAAGGTTGACGATCTCGGTGACACCGCGAAGGGGGACGACGACCGGTGCGCCACGACGTCGTACGTCGAGAACGTGGGCACCTGGCTGATGGACACGCCGTCCCAGATCACCACGATCGGAGTCGCCTGTGGCGGCTCGCCGACGTTCCCGGCCGACGCGATCTCTGACGTGCGCAACTCGTACGACGGTGGCGCGTTCGGCGTGGCGCCGACGGTGGGCGATGTGACCCGCGTCGAGAAGGCGGTCTCGTACGACGGCAGCACGCCGCACTTCGACACGGTCTCGCGGGCGACGTTCGATGGGTACGGACGGGCGCTTGACACCTTTGACGCGCTCGACCGCAAGACCTCGACGTCGTACACGGAAGCCGACGGACTGACGACGGGCAAGAAGGTCACGAATCCCCTTGGGCACGAGGCGACAACGACGGTTGACCCAGTGGTCGGCCAGCCGGTGCTCGACGTGGACCCTGCGGGACGGCGTACGGAAGCGACCTACGACGGCCTCGGCCGGATGACGGCGGCGTGGCTCCCCGGGCGGGCCAAGAGTGACGACCCGACGACGCGCGTGGCGTACGAGGTGCGGAACAACGCACCCAGCTGGGTGCGGACCGAGTCCCTCAACGCGAACGGCAAGTACACCCCGTCTTACGCGCTGCTCGATGGGTTCCTGCGGGCTCGTCAGACGCAGACGGCGGGCACTAAGGGTGGGCGCATCCTGACTGACACGATCTACGACAGCCGTGGGCTGAAAGCCGTGACGCGAGAGCCGTACTGGACCAACAGCGGATCTCCCGGGACGGACCTCTTCATCCCGACGGATGCGTCCCAGCTGCCCCGGCAGACGGTGACGCGATACGACAGCACCGAGCGACCGGTCGCGTCGATCTTCCTGGATCACAACGTCGAGAAGTGGCGTACGACAACGGCTTACGGCGGTGACTATGTCTCGGTCGATCCGCCGACGGGTGGCACGGCGACGACGACGTACGCCGATGCCCAGGGGCAGACGACGGAGCTGCGTCAGTACAAGTCGGGCGCTGCGAGCGGTGAGTTCGATGCCACGAAGTACACGTACACGAAGGCTGGCAAGCCCGCGAGTATCCGTGATGCCGCAGGGAATACGTGGCGCAACGAGTACGACGTGCTCGGGCGACAGACGAAGGCGGACGATCCCGACAAGGGCATCACCACGATGGCCTACGACGCGGCTGATCAGCTGACCAGCACGAAGGACGCTCGCGGGTCAGTCCTGGTCTACGGTTACGACGCCCTCGGACGCAAGACCTCGACACGGCAGGGATCGGCGACCGGTTCGCAGGTGGCGAGCTGGACGTACGACACCCTTGCAAAGGGGGCGCTGACCTCCTCGACGCGCTATCAGGACGGTCGCGAATACACCCGCGCAGCAAGGGGTTTCGACGCTGCTGGCCGGCCGACTGGTGAGACCGTGACGATCCCGGCCGAGGACAAGGGCCTGGCCGGGACGTACACGACCGGTGTCACCTACAAGCCGGACGGGAGTCAAGCATCGGCCGCACTCCCGGCGCTGGGCAATCTGCCGGCCGAGACGATCCTCAATGGCTACAACGACCTCGGCATGCCGACCACGCTGAAGGGCGGCACGACGACGTACGTCGGAACGACCGACTACACCGAGATCAACGAGCTTCAGCAGGTCGCGCTCGGGACGGTGGGCAAGCGCGTCTGGCAGACGACGTTCTACGAGACAGGGACCCGGCGGCTCGGCCGCTCGCTCACGCAGAAGGAGTCGGACCCGGCTCTCGTCGACAAGCTCGACTACAGCTACGACAACACGGGCAACCTGACGTCGGTCAAGGACGAGCAGCCGGGATCGGTTGATACTCAATGCTTCCGGTACGACTACCTGCGCCGGACGACGGACGCCTGGACCGCGACCGCAGCGTGCTCGTCGGCTCCCTCTGACTCCACGGTGGGCGGACCGGCGCCGTACTGGCAGAGCTACGGCTATGACGCGACCGGCAACCGGACCTCAGTGACGAAGCACGGGGTGGGCTCAACAGCGGACGCCGTGAGCGCGTACGCCTATCCGGCCGCCGGCCAGGACCGTCCGCACGCCGTGCAGTCGGTCACCACCGCGGGCAAGCCGGAGCAGAAGTACGCGTACGACGCGACTGGCAACATGAGCGACCGCGCCGGCCAGCCCATGGCCTGGGGAGTTGACGGCAGCCTCGCCAAGGCGGGCTCGTCGACGTATGTCTACGACGCGAGCGGTGCTCAGCTGATCCGCCGGGACAAGGACAGTGCCACGCTCTTCGTGGGCGGCGGCGAGCTCAAGGTCGATACGGCTACGGGTGCGAAGCGTGGGACGAGGTACTACAGCGCGAGCGGTGCGAACGCCGTACGGACGTCCGCCGGCGTCGTGTGGCTCGCGTCCGATCACCACGGCACCTCGCAGGTGGCGGTCAACGAGAGCACGCTGGCCTCGACGGTGCGGCGGTTCGACCCGTTCGGCAACGCTCGCGGCACGGTGACCGCCTGGCCGGGTGGCTCGCGCGGGTTCGTCGGTGGGACCACCAACGCGGAGACCGGGCTGACGCGGCTGGGTGCTCGCGAGTACGACCCGGACCTGGGCAAGTTCATCTCGGTCGACCCGGTGATCGATCCGGCCGACCCGCAGCAGATGAACGGCTACTCGTACGCCAACAGCAACCCGGCGTCGTCCAGTGACCCCGACGGTCTGCGCAACATGGACGACTGCGACGTGAACGGTCACTGCGGTGCCCAGGCCGAGAAGAACTGGCCCGCACCACCGAAGCCGCGCCGGACGAACAAGTGGGACGACTGCGATGCATGGGGACAGTGCGGCCAGAGCGCCAGCCGCACGGTGAACCCAGCCGGCAACATCAAGCGCAATCGGACCATCGGCGATCAGGTGATCAAGAAGATCAAGCAGATCGCTGATGTCGCCATGTCAACGGCGGACACGGAGAACCTACTCCGCACGGTCAGCAAACTTTTCTCTGGTGACGCGTACATCAAGTCGGCGTCCTTCTGTGGCGAGGCGGTTGCGAGCGCCATCCTTTCTGCATCGGCTGGCGGTTGTCTCACGATTGACGATGTCGGAATTGCCGTGAGCGGTGGGGTGAAGCTCGGTGTTGAATTTGGGGGCGGCGCTGCGGTGAAGCTCATGTTGAAAGTGTCCACTGGCCCGGCGACAACAGGCACTGAGTACTCACTCGCGTCATCTAACGGTTACAACAACAAAACGACTGCCAAAGACATCAACAAGAACCTCGAGCCAGACCACAAGTTCAAAGACGAATTCTTCAAAGAAGGCGGGTTCAAACTCAGGAAGCCTGGACTTTTTGTCGAGACCGAGACAAAGGCCGCAGGGACGAACAACTGGTCGACCGATGTCGCCGTGGGGCTTCAATGGGGTGCGCACGCCAGCTTTGGCGGCACCTACTTCTCAGCCGAGGGCGGCACATACGTCCATCGCTGGTGA
- a CDS encoding metallophosphoesterase family protein — MSSPASEESDATAPDETTPSDDAGASDDSASPDESTSPDDSDSPGDPKPPAWPRWRRRLLIAAGILGLALVGYVAGIATTLVLPTPVHTRYYEGTVSLHAWPSSTLKAPTVFGDIDVHFDGPVPAPGIELRTQVKGDVTDLFAREDVSVDTFRPTDGEVRRVASSALRGVVLRFGLGLLAAEAVMLTLLALGRRHHRHPSWIQVRVIAAATVIGVLVPAIAGWQAYRGDRVAAIRATSLLGTVRSNAGLLTDVQTRAQQVSRYVTNVLALSQSLQDSLVPPELAQQPAVRLLMVSDIHGANQYPIIKGLIADEKIDAVVDSGDLINFGNPREAEAAGIFTSIAQLGVPYIFVKGNHDATSATDRALLDRLAAIPNVVLLEPKNGQYQQVSVDGVTIGGFNDPRYYGDSDTDNDKKQKPRQKAFLAAYGDRTLPDIVVSHEPAAVEGIKTKGMLIDGHMHTPGIDGNRVTVGTFTGGGLFGKRIEESESGDGERATASYFFDIAVYGKSCSLVNLTRYSFRSIVEGRPAYDGLNVINGRSIVDTIPEGRTCGASNGIQRTPISPP, encoded by the coding sequence GTGAGCAGTCCCGCGAGTGAGGAGTCGGACGCGACGGCGCCCGACGAGACCACTCCGTCCGACGACGCCGGAGCCTCCGACGACTCCGCTTCGCCCGACGAGTCCACTTCACCCGATGACTCCGATTCACCCGGAGACCCGAAGCCGCCCGCTTGGCCGCGGTGGCGACGACGGCTGCTGATCGCCGCCGGCATCCTCGGGCTCGCGCTCGTCGGGTACGTCGCCGGTATCGCCACGACGTTGGTCTTGCCGACTCCCGTGCACACTCGCTACTACGAGGGCACCGTCAGCCTCCATGCCTGGCCGTCCTCGACCCTCAAGGCGCCCACCGTCTTCGGCGACATCGACGTGCACTTCGACGGACCCGTCCCCGCGCCTGGCATCGAGCTGCGCACCCAGGTCAAGGGCGATGTGACCGACCTCTTCGCCCGCGAGGACGTCTCGGTCGACACGTTCCGGCCCACCGACGGGGAGGTACGCCGGGTGGCGAGCTCGGCGCTGCGCGGTGTCGTCCTGCGGTTCGGGCTCGGGCTCCTGGCAGCGGAGGCGGTCATGCTGACGCTGCTGGCGCTTGGGCGTCGTCACCATCGCCATCCCAGCTGGATCCAGGTCCGCGTCATCGCGGCGGCAACCGTCATCGGCGTCCTCGTGCCCGCGATCGCCGGGTGGCAGGCCTACCGCGGCGATCGGGTCGCCGCCATCCGCGCGACCAGCCTCCTCGGCACGGTGCGCTCGAACGCCGGTCTGCTCACCGACGTACAGACGAGGGCCCAGCAGGTGTCGCGCTATGTCACCAACGTGCTTGCCCTCTCGCAGTCCCTGCAGGACTCCTTGGTGCCGCCCGAGCTGGCCCAGCAGCCCGCCGTACGACTGCTGATGGTGAGCGACATCCACGGCGCCAACCAGTATCCGATCATCAAAGGCCTCATCGCCGACGAGAAGATCGACGCCGTCGTCGACAGCGGCGATCTGATCAACTTCGGCAACCCTCGTGAGGCCGAGGCGGCCGGGATCTTCACGTCGATCGCGCAGCTGGGTGTGCCGTACATCTTCGTGAAGGGCAACCACGACGCCACCAGCGCCACCGACCGCGCACTTCTCGATCGGCTCGCGGCCATCCCGAACGTGGTGCTGCTCGAGCCGAAAAATGGTCAGTACCAGCAGGTTTCGGTGGACGGCGTGACCATCGGTGGCTTCAATGACCCGCGCTACTACGGCGACTCCGACACGGACAACGACAAGAAGCAGAAGCCACGGCAGAAGGCCTTCCTGGCGGCGTACGGCGACCGCACCCTTCCCGACATCGTCGTGAGTCATGAGCCGGCCGCCGTTGAAGGCATCAAGACCAAGGGCATGCTGATCGACGGTCACATGCACACGCCCGGCATCGACGGCAATCGCGTGACCGTCGGCACCTTCACCGGCGGCGGTCTCTTCGGAAAGCGCATCGAGGAGAGCGAGTCCGGCGACGGGGAGCGGGCGACAGCGTCGTACTTCTTCGACATCGCGGTCTACGGCAAGTCGTGCTCGCTGGTGAACCTGACCCGCTACTCGTTCCGCAGCATCGTCGAGGGACGGCCGGCGTACGACGGTCTGAACGTGATCAACGGCCGCTCGATCGTGGACACCATTCCCGAGGGACGCACTTGTGGTGCCAGCAACGGCATTCAGCGCACACCCATCTCGCCCCCGTGA
- a CDS encoding ArnT family glycosyltransferase, giving the protein MDPMTTALRSATTTRSATPAAAAKARLARWWRGSPDDPAWARPALLALLVATAGLYLINLTANGWANSFYSAAVQAGSESWKAFFFGSSDAANSITVDKPPAALWPMALSVRLFGLSSFAILLPQVLMGVGTVGVVYATVRRTSGLVAGLLSGVVLALTPVALLMFRFNNPDALLTLLMALGAWATVRAIERGSIRWMAWVGVFIGLGFLTKTLQVFLVVPFFGIAWVVAARTTSRRRVIGSLVGVGAMLVAGGWWVAIVELMPASARPYIGGSQNNSFLELTFGYNGLGRINGNETGSVGGGGGGRGGGGWGETGWDRMFNSQVGGQISWLIPSALILLVAGLVLRGKRPRTDLRRGAYLVWGGWLLVTMATFSFMAGIFHEYYTVALAPAVAALVGMGVAEAWERRRTPVGTVILAAATAAAATWAFILLSRTTAYGNGFRVAILAVGMSAAFLMLALPWLHKRAIPIVLIAGVLAALAGPTAYGITTLQESTSGSIVSAGPSSGGPGGGPGGGIRVFRGGPAGQAAAAPGGRRAPQGGPGAARGGQAPGGQAPAGVPGGRAAGGQTGGGAPSFERTTGGMGGLLNATTPNTQVVSALKANASDYTWVAAAIGSQNAAGLQLGSELPVMSIGGFNGSDPSPTLAQFQEYVQQGKIHYFLGNGGEGSGEGGMMRGGPGGDGNGSAISTWVQEHYAAVTIGGTTFYDLTQPTS; this is encoded by the coding sequence ATGGACCCGATGACCACGGCGCTGCGCAGCGCGACCACGACCAGATCGGCTACCCCGGCCGCCGCGGCCAAGGCCCGCCTCGCACGATGGTGGCGCGGCAGCCCCGACGATCCCGCATGGGCGCGGCCGGCTCTGCTCGCGCTGCTCGTAGCGACAGCAGGCCTCTACCTGATCAACCTCACCGCGAACGGCTGGGCCAACTCGTTCTACTCCGCTGCGGTGCAGGCCGGTTCGGAGTCGTGGAAGGCGTTCTTCTTCGGGTCCTCCGACGCGGCCAACTCCATCACGGTCGACAAACCTCCGGCCGCGTTGTGGCCAATGGCCCTGTCAGTACGACTGTTCGGCCTCAGCTCGTTCGCCATCCTGCTGCCGCAGGTGCTGATGGGAGTCGGCACCGTCGGTGTCGTCTACGCGACCGTACGCCGGACCTCGGGTCTTGTGGCCGGCCTCCTGTCGGGCGTGGTGCTGGCTCTGACTCCGGTGGCGCTGCTCATGTTTCGGTTCAACAACCCGGACGCGCTGCTCACCTTGCTGATGGCCCTCGGAGCCTGGGCGACCGTGCGTGCGATCGAGCGCGGCTCCATCCGGTGGATGGCGTGGGTCGGTGTGTTCATCGGACTCGGCTTCCTGACCAAGACGCTGCAGGTGTTCCTGGTGGTGCCGTTCTTCGGGATCGCCTGGGTCGTCGCCGCGCGAACGACGTCGCGGCGTCGAGTGATCGGCTCGCTCGTCGGTGTCGGCGCGATGCTGGTCGCGGGCGGCTGGTGGGTCGCCATCGTCGAGCTGATGCCGGCGTCGGCGCGACCGTACATCGGTGGCAGCCAGAACAACTCGTTCCTCGAGCTCACCTTCGGCTACAACGGACTCGGCCGGATCAACGGCAACGAGACCGGCTCGGTCGGCGGCGGGGGAGGCGGCCGTGGTGGTGGTGGCTGGGGCGAGACCGGCTGGGACCGCATGTTCAACAGTCAGGTCGGCGGTCAGATCTCGTGGCTCATCCCGTCCGCGCTCATCTTGCTCGTGGCGGGACTGGTGCTGCGCGGCAAGCGTCCGCGCACCGACCTGCGTCGCGGGGCATACCTCGTCTGGGGCGGTTGGCTGCTCGTCACGATGGCGACGTTCTCGTTCATGGCCGGGATCTTCCACGAGTACTACACCGTGGCGCTCGCTCCGGCCGTCGCCGCGCTCGTCGGGATGGGCGTGGCCGAGGCCTGGGAGCGTCGTCGTACGCCGGTGGGCACCGTCATCCTCGCGGCCGCCACGGCCGCTGCAGCGACCTGGGCGTTCATCCTGCTGAGCCGAACCACGGCGTACGGCAACGGTTTTCGCGTCGCCATCCTCGCGGTGGGCATGTCGGCAGCGTTCCTGATGCTGGCGCTGCCGTGGCTGCACAAGAGGGCGATCCCGATCGTGCTCATCGCAGGCGTGCTGGCCGCGCTGGCCGGACCGACGGCGTACGGCATCACGACCCTGCAGGAGAGCACGTCGGGCTCCATCGTCTCGGCGGGACCGAGCAGCGGCGGCCCCGGCGGCGGACCGGGTGGCGGCATTCGAGTCTTCCGCGGCGGCCCAGCCGGTCAGGCCGCCGCGGCTCCGGGCGGACGGCGTGCGCCCCAGGGCGGTCCGGGCGCGGCGCGCGGTGGACAGGCTCCCGGTGGGCAAGCTCCGGCTGGGGTGCCAGGCGGACGAGCAGCAGGCGGACAGACGGGCGGCGGAGCACCCTCCTTCGAGCGGACGACGGGCGGCATGGGTGGCCTGCTCAACGCCACCACCCCGAACACTCAGGTCGTCAGCGCGCTCAAGGCCAACGCGTCCGACTACACGTGGGTCGCAGCGGCCATCGGCTCGCAGAACGCCGCCGGACTCCAGCTCGGCTCTGAGCTGCCGGTGATGTCGATCGGCGGGTTCAACGGCAGCGATCCGTCGCCGACGCTGGCGCAGTTCCAGGAGTACGTCCAGCAGGGCAAGATCCACTACTTCCTGGGCAACGGTGGCGAGGGTTCGGGCGAGGGCGGCATGATGCGCGGCGGACCTGGAGGCGACGGCAATGGGAGCGCGATCTCGACCTGGGTGCAGGAGCACTACGCCGCGGTCACGATCGGCGGGACCACGTTCTACGACCTGACTCAGCCAACCTCCTGA
- a CDS encoding Panacea domain-containing protein — protein MTSAVDVAKYIRSKVDLSSEQQLQDLAYYMQAWALAWTGRPLFDEAIEASESGPVTPALQGNQDEADPDAVDAQTALIVDVVIAHYAESSSDSPREDAPWREARDTADEEISRDAMSRYYSKQSLDGAGPKPPALAYDDADESDLDAAGKANAERWRELLALLAK, from the coding sequence ATGACCAGCGCTGTCGATGTGGCGAAGTACATCCGGTCGAAGGTGGACCTCTCGAGCGAGCAGCAGCTGCAGGACCTTGCGTACTACATGCAGGCCTGGGCTCTGGCGTGGACTGGAAGACCGCTCTTCGACGAGGCGATCGAGGCGTCGGAGTCCGGCCCCGTGACGCCGGCGCTTCAAGGCAACCAGGACGAGGCCGATCCCGACGCTGTGGACGCGCAAACTGCTCTCATCGTTGACGTCGTGATCGCGCACTATGCCGAATCTTCCAGCGACAGCCCGCGGGAGGACGCTCCGTGGCGGGAGGCTCGGGACACCGCAGATGAAGAGATCAGCCGCGACGCCATGTCGCGCTACTACTCAAAGCAGAGCCTGGACGGCGCCGGTCCGAAGCCACCTGCTCTCGCATACGACGACGCCGATGAGAGCGACCTGGATGCCGCCGGCAAGGCCAATGCCGAGCGTTGGCGCGAGCTGCTGGCGCTGCTGGCCAAGTGA